The sequence below is a genomic window from Chitinophagaceae bacterium.
ACTTTTTCGCCTGCCCCTCTTAATGTTTACGCCTTATACGCCGCAATTTTGGTGCTTGCAGGGTGCATCCTCATGCGTTACATGAAGGGATTCAATATCGGAATCAATTATTTCGGAAGACATTTGTTTCACTTTTTATTGTACATTTGCGCCCTTGAAATTGCACCTGTACTGATCATCATCCGATTGTTACAAAACCTGGGACCGCTCAGGTTTTCTTTCTAGAAAAACCAGATTTAAATGAAAATGATGGTTGAGAAAAATACCCGGCAAGTCAAAATAGCAGCGGATTCCAGCACTTCACCTTCAAAGACTTTTAACGGGAATTCGGCAAAAACTGTCATCAAATCAATTCTTATCACCCAGGCGAAACCTGAGAATGATAAGAATCCTTATTTCGAACTGGCGAAAAAACACAGCATTACTGTTGATTTCAAACCATTCATTCACCTCGAAGGCGTTTCAGCCAAAGAGTTTCGCAAGCAAAAAATAAATCCTGCTGAATTCGCTGCATTAATTTTCACCAGCAGGAGTGCTGTTGACCAGTTTTTTAAGCTCTGTGATGATTTACGTGTAAGAATGTCACCTGATGCAAAATACTATTGCATGACGGAAGCCATTGCACTTTACCTTCAGAAGTATATTCTTTTCAGGAAGAGAAAAGTTTTTTTTGGTGATGGCACCTTTCAGGGATTGACAGAAATTATTGAAAAGCACCGCGATGGCGAGAAATTCCTGATGCCTTGTTCTGATAATCACAAATCAGACACTTCTGATTATCTCCGTAAGAAAAAATATGAGTTTGCCGAGGCGGTAATTTTTAAAACAGTTTCTGTAGAGCTTACAGAGCAGGAAATCAGAAAGTATGATATGGTCGTCTTTTTTACGCCTACCGGTGTGAATGCACTCAAACATAATTTTCCTCACTTCCAGCAGAAATCGATAAAGATTGGTGCATTTGGGCCTTTCACGGCACAGGCAGTTAATGATGCAGGTCTTCGTATTGATGTGCAGGCACCGGCCCCGCAAGCCCCTTCCATGACTATGGCGATTGATAATTATCTGGGCAGTAATAGCTGATTGTTAATTTGTTTTCTTGATTTGATTTGTGGCTGCATCAATTGCTTATTGATAAATACATAAGACTATTTGAGATGTTAATTTCAAAAAGCTGAGGCTCATTTTTTGGTGCCATCACTTTTTCGTTTTGAATAATTTAGCATAAGGGATTCCCATGTTCTGCCTGTAAAATATGGTTTCATTTAATGCAAGCTAAGCTCAGCATGCGCCATTTTTTGACGGTTACATAAAAATGGTTTTAATTTACGGTGACCAGTTGTTATTTATGAAGCTATGTGATTTTAAAATTGTAGTGGTAATGTTCTTGTCTTTTGTTGCCACCGCGGCAAATGCGCAACAGGATCCGCAATTCAGCCAGCATTTTCTAAACCAGGCTGCTTTTAATCCAGCCTACACTGGTATGGATAACGCGCTCAGTGCAACAGCACAATTCAGGAGTCAATGGGTTGGTATCGATGGACATCCGGTTTCACAAAATATTTCGCTTCATTCACCGGTCCAGGTTTTACACGGCGGATTAGGAATCAATCTTTTAAATGAACAGGCCGGAGTGCTTCGAAATACAAGTGTTGCATTAAACTATTCCTATATTATGAAGACAAAAGCTGGTGATTTTTCTATAGGAATAAGCGGAGGTGCTGTGCAGGTTAATTTAGATGGTTCCAGATTAAGGGCACCGGATGGTATTTATGAAAACAATGACATCAATCACAATGATTTTTTATTGCCTATTGTTCCGGTAAGCGGAGTTGCCATGGATTTTTCTGCAGGAATCTTTTACAATGGAAAAAATCTTTCAGCCGGGCTATCAGCCAATCATGTGCTACCCCAAAGTGTAAAATTGAATACCGATGGCAGCAATCTTGAATTCGATTATGAAAGGCAATACTATCTTCAGTTAGGTTACCTTGCCAGGTTTTCCAAATCAGTAAGTATGAGACCTTCTGGAATGTTTAAAAGTGATGGAAATCGATTTCAGGCAGAGGCAGATCTTATTTTTATATACAAGGACTTTCTATGGTTAGGTGGTGGGTATCGGGGATTTAATGATCAGACATCGGATGCTGTTGTAGCGTTAGCCGGCATTAGTATTTCGGAGAGTTTCCGGCTTGGTTATTCCTACGATTATACGGTGTCTGCATTAAATACAGTAAGCAATGGTTCACATGAGATAGTATTGAATTACAGGATCAATCTGATGAAACCAGTGAAACCCGGAAAAGTGATCTACACACCTCGCTTCTGAAAAAATGATTTTTGAACAATACAATAAATAGTTAGAAAAGGCATTATTACCTGTTCAAATTGCCGGATAATCCTGTCGCCTGTTAAATCTTTGTTTAATTGTTTAATTTTTCTACTTTTACAACTTTCGAAAAGTCAACCACTTTTTAAAAAAGTTCCGAGTATGTTGAATAAGCACAGATTCCTTTTGCTGGGCATAGTTGCGCTACTGGCTAGTTGCCAGGGCGGATACAATGGCCAGTTGCTGGGTTCGCTAGACCGTCCGGGATGGAACGTAACAATTCCATACGGCATGGTTTACATAAAATCTGGTACCCTGCACATTGGTCAAAATGATCAGGACATGAATAATTCCATGATACAACGTACGAAGACGGTGTCCGTACAGGGTTTTTTTATGGATGAAACTGAAATTACAAATAATGAGTACCGTCAGTTTGTTGATTGGGTAAAAGATTCAATCGCCCATACAATTTTGGGTGAGGATTATATGATTGAGGACGACAACGGTAATGAAAAGGTAAACTGGGACGCATATATTGATTATACCGATCCTGAATTAGAAGAATCGCTTGATGAGATGTATTTTCCTGAAGAACAAAGAATACTCGGAAAGAAAGAGATTGACCCAAGAAAATTAAACTATGTTTATTATTGGGTTGATTATAAGGAAGCTGCCCGCGATGTCAACCGATTAAATCCCGACTTTGACCGTACTAGTGTTATTAAAGAAGAGGTGGTAAATGTTTTTCCGGATACATTGAGTTGGGTTCATGATTTTGCT
It includes:
- a CDS encoding type IX secretion system membrane protein PorP/SprF codes for the protein MVLIYGDQLLFMKLCDFKIVVVMFLSFVATAANAQQDPQFSQHFLNQAAFNPAYTGMDNALSATAQFRSQWVGIDGHPVSQNISLHSPVQVLHGGLGINLLNEQAGVLRNTSVALNYSYIMKTKAGDFSIGISGGAVQVNLDGSRLRAPDGIYENNDINHNDFLLPIVPVSGVAMDFSAGIFYNGKNLSAGLSANHVLPQSVKLNTDGSNLEFDYERQYYLQLGYLARFSKSVSMRPSGMFKSDGNRFQAEADLIFIYKDFLWLGGGYRGFNDQTSDAVVALAGISISESFRLGYSYDYTVSALNTVSNGSHEIVLNYRINLMKPVKPGKVIYTPRF
- a CDS encoding uroporphyrinogen-III synthase; the encoded protein is MVEKNTRQVKIAADSSTSPSKTFNGNSAKTVIKSILITQAKPENDKNPYFELAKKHSITVDFKPFIHLEGVSAKEFRKQKINPAEFAALIFTSRSAVDQFFKLCDDLRVRMSPDAKYYCMTEAIALYLQKYILFRKRKVFFGDGTFQGLTEIIEKHRDGEKFLMPCSDNHKSDTSDYLRKKKYEFAEAVIFKTVSVELTEQEIRKYDMVVFFTPTGVNALKHNFPHFQQKSIKIGAFGPFTAQAVNDAGLRIDVQAPAPQAPSMTMAIDNYLGSNS